The Pseudomonas moraviensis genome contains the following window.
AGCGGTGTTGAAAGCCGAGAGGCTGGATTTCCTGCAAATCAACTACGCCCTTGATGACCGCGCTGTCGAGAAACGCATCCTGCCGCTGTGCCGCGAGCGCGGGGTGGCTGTGATCTGTAACCGGCCATTTGGCGGCGGCGATTTGCTCGCCCGGCTCAAGGGCAAGCCGTTGCCGGCATGGGTCTCGGACGTGCAGGTCAACAGCTGGCCGCAACTGGCCCTGAAGTTTCTGCTGGCGCATCCGGCAGTGACCTGCGTGATTCCGGGGACCAGCAATCCGCGCTACATGGCCGACAACGCCGGAGCCGGTTTTGGGCCGATGCTCACCGATGCGCAGCGGCATCAGTTGATTGCGTTGCTGGGTTGAACCGGGTCAAACCCGATAGCGCAACGCTTCCAGCAACAAGGCAAACGCCGGCGCTGCCTGGCGTCGGCTCGGGTAGTACAGGTGATAGCCGGAAAACGCCGGGCACCAGTCTCCGAGCACCTGGATCAAGCGGCCGTCGGCCAGAAACGGTGCAACGACATTTTCCGGGATGTAGCTCAGACCGAAACCGTCCAGCGCGGCGTCGAGCAACGGGTACACGCCGTTCAGGGTGACCTGGCCGGAGACACGAACCTTGAGGCTTTCACCGTCCTTTTCGAACTCCCACGAATACAGTCCGCCATTGGTTGGCAGACGCAGGTTGTTGCAGGCGTGGTCGGTCAGGTCGCGCGGGGTCTGCGGCGCAGCGCGACGGGCGAAGTAGGCAGGCGAGCCGACCACGGCCATGCGCATGTCCGGGCCGATGCGCGTGGCGATCATGCCCTGCGCAACGTCTTCGCCCAGGCGCACGCCGGCATCGAAACCCTGGCCGGCGATGTCGACGAAGCCATAGTCGCAGCAGACTTCGACGGTGACGTCAGGGTACTTCGGCAGGAACTCCTGCAACACCGGACGCAGGATCCAGTTCAGCGAGTGGTCGGTGGCGCTGATGCGGATCTTCCCTGCCGGGGTCTCGCGCAGGTTGCTCAGGGCGGCCAGTTCCACCTCGATCTCTTCGAAGCGCGGGCCGATGGTCTGCAGCAGATGTTCGCCGGCCTCGGTCGGCGAAACACTGCGCGTGGTGCGGGTCAGCAGGCGCAGGCCGAGACGTGCCTCGAGACTGCGAATGGTGTGGCTGAGCGCCGATTGCGAAACGCCGAGTTTGGCGGCGGCCTTGGTGAAACTGCGTTCACGGGCAACGGCGAGGAAGGCGAGCAGGTCGGTGGCGTTTTCCCGGAGCATTGATGATTGTCCTGCATAAGTTTTTTCGGATTCTAGACGATTATCTAAAGAGTGCCGATCGCTACAGTGGTTGCATTATTCATCCGGAGGAACCGCCATGAACCCGATCGCTGCTTCTGCGCTGACGCTCTCGCTGCTGGCCGGTGAAGTGCAGGCCACTGAAAACCCGCGTGTCACGGTCACGCCGAATGGCTCTCAACCCTCGGCCAAAGGGCCCACTGACTGGTTTACCGGCACGGTGCGGGTGGATGCGCCGTTCAAGGGTACCGACGAGGCCCGCGTCAGCGGCGCGACCGTAACGTTCGAGCCGGGCGCGAGAACTGCGTGGCACACCCATCCGTTAGGACAGACATTGATCGTCACCGCAGGAGTAGGGTTCGTCCAGGAATGGGGCCAGCCGGTTCGTGAAATCCGTCCGGGCGATACCGTCTGGATTGCCCCGGGTGCCAAACATTGGCACGGGGCGGCGCCGACAACGGCGATGAGTCATATCGCAATT
Protein-coding sequences here:
- a CDS encoding cupin domain-containing protein, whose protein sequence is MNPIAASALTLSLLAGEVQATENPRVTVTPNGSQPSAKGPTDWFTGTVRVDAPFKGTDEARVSGATVTFEPGARTAWHTHPLGQTLIVTAGVGFVQEWGQPVREIRPGDTVWIAPGAKHWHGAAPTTAMSHIAIAEVLDGKVVDWMEQVSAEQYPRTE
- a CDS encoding LysR family transcriptional regulator, whose amino-acid sequence is MLRENATDLLAFLAVARERSFTKAAAKLGVSQSALSHTIRSLEARLGLRLLTRTTRSVSPTEAGEHLLQTIGPRFEEIEVELAALSNLRETPAGKIRISATDHSLNWILRPVLQEFLPKYPDVTVEVCCDYGFVDIAGQGFDAGVRLGEDVAQGMIATRIGPDMRMAVVGSPAYFARRAAPQTPRDLTDHACNNLRLPTNGGLYSWEFEKDGESLKVRVSGQVTLNGVYPLLDAALDGFGLSYIPENVVAPFLADGRLIQVLGDWCPAFSGYHLYYPSRRQAAPAFALLLEALRYRV